One Exiguobacterium sp. BMC-KP genomic window, GCCGGGTTCAGATGGAACGGTCACGGACGAAGAAGCGGTCGCGCTCGCGCAAGAAATCGGTTATCCGGTCATCATCAAAGCGACAGCTGGTGGTGGCGGTAAAGGGATTCGTGTTGCCCGCTCGGAAGAAGAGTTGATCAATGGCTTGAGTGAGACACGCCGTGAAGCAAAACAAGCTTTCGGAAACGGTGATGTGTACTTAGAACGTTTCATCGAAGAATTCCGCCACGTCGAAGTACAAGTGCTTGCGGACCGGCACGGGAATGTCATTCACCTCGGTGAACGAGATTGTACGGTTCAGCGCCGGATGCAGAAGCTGATCGAGGAAGCGCCATCGCCTGCAGTCAGTGAAGCGACACGTCTGAAGATGGGTGAGGCTGCCGTTAAAGCCGCACAAGCGATTCAGTATACGGGAGCTGGAACGATTGAATTCATTTTCGTCGAAGAGACAGAAGAGTTCTTCTTCATGGAGATGAATACACGGATTCAAGTCGAGCACCCGGTAACGGAAATGATCACAGGCTTCGACCTTGTTCAAGCACAACTGCAAGTCGCGCTTGACCATCCACTTGCCGTCAAACAAAAGGATATCAAATTCCATGGTCATTCGATCGAATGCCGCATCAATGCCGAGGATCCAGACCATGACTTCCGTCCGTCTGCTGGACGCGTCACACAATACGTGACACCAGGTGGCATGGGCGTGCGAATCGATAGTGCGGTCT contains:
- the accC gene encoding acetyl-CoA carboxylase biotin carboxylase subunit, with the translated sequence MEKLLIANRGEIAVRIIRAAKELGIQTVAVYSTADKEALHVRLADEAYCIGEASSASSYLNVTNILAIATNRQVTMIHPGYGFLAENVDFAEMCEACGIKFVGPTSDAIRQMGIKDVAKKTMIECGVPVVPGSDGTVTDEEAVALAQEIGYPVIIKATAGGGGKGIRVARSEEELINGLSETRREAKQAFGNGDVYLERFIEEFRHVEVQVLADRHGNVIHLGERDCTVQRRMQKLIEEAPSPAVSEATRLKMGEAAVKAAQAIQYTGAGTIEFIFVEETEEFFFMEMNTRIQVEHPVTEMITGFDLVQAQLQVALDHPLAVKQKDIKFHGHSIECRINAEDPDHDFRPSAGRVTQYVTPGGMGVRIDSAVYPGYMIPPYYDSMVAKLIVHAETREEACAKMERALAEFWIEGVKTTIPFHERVLSHPVFRRGTFTTKFAERELKGTIVN